A region of Homo sapiens chromosome 17, GRCh38.p14 Primary Assembly DNA encodes the following proteins:
- the VAMP2 gene encoding vesicle-associated membrane protein 2 isoform 2 (isoform 2 is encoded by transcript variant 2) — MDRSATAATAPPAAPAGEGGPPAPPPNLTSNRRLQQTQAQVDEVVDIMRVNVDKVLERDQKLSELDDRADALQAGASQFETSAAKLKRKYWWKNLKMMIILGVICAIILIIIIVYFST, encoded by the exons atggacag GTCTGCTACCGCTGCCACGGCCCCCCCTGCTGCCCCGGCTGGGGAGGGTGGTCCCCCTGCACCCCCTCCAAACCTCACCAGTAACAGGAGACTGCAGCAGACCCAGGCCCAGGTGGATGAG GTGGTGGACATCATGAGGGTGAACGTGGACAAGGTCCTGGAGCGAGACCAGAAGCTGTCGGAGCTGGACGACCGTGCAGATGCACTCCAGGCGGGGGCCTCCCAGTTTGAAACAAGCGCAGCCAAGCTCAAGCGCAAATACTGGTGGAAAAACCTCAAG ATGATGATCATCTTGGGAGTGATTTGCgccatcatcctcatcatcatcatag TTTACTTCAGCACTTAA
- the VAMP2 gene encoding vesicle-associated membrane protein 2 isoform 1 (isoform 1 is encoded by transcript variant 1) — protein MSATAATAPPAAPAGEGGPPAPPPNLTSNRRLQQTQAQVDEVVDIMRVNVDKVLERDQKLSELDDRADALQAGASQFETSAAKLKRKYWWKNLKMMIILGVICAIILIIIIVYFST, from the exons AT GTCTGCTACCGCTGCCACGGCCCCCCCTGCTGCCCCGGCTGGGGAGGGTGGTCCCCCTGCACCCCCTCCAAACCTCACCAGTAACAGGAGACTGCAGCAGACCCAGGCCCAGGTGGATGAG GTGGTGGACATCATGAGGGTGAACGTGGACAAGGTCCTGGAGCGAGACCAGAAGCTGTCGGAGCTGGACGACCGTGCAGATGCACTCCAGGCGGGGGCCTCCCAGTTTGAAACAAGCGCAGCCAAGCTCAAGCGCAAATACTGGTGGAAAAACCTCAAG ATGATGATCATCTTGGGAGTGATTTGCgccatcatcctcatcatcatcatag TTTACTTCAGCACTTAA
- the PER1 gene encoding period circadian protein homolog 1 yields the protein MSGPLEGADGGGDPRPGESFCPGGVPSPGPPQHRPCPGPSLADDTDANSNGSSGNESNGHESRGASQRSSHSSSSGNGKDSALLETTESSKSTNSQSPSPPSSSIAYSLLSASSEQDNPSTSGCSSEQSARARTQKELMTALRELKLRLPPERRGKGRSGTLATLQYALACVKQVQANQEYYQQWSLEEGEPCSMDMSTYTLEELEHITSEYTLQNQDTFSVAVSFLTGRIVYISEQAAVLLRCKRDVFRGTRFSELLAPQDVGVFYGSTAPSRLPTWGTGASAGSGLRDFTQEKSVFCRIRGGPDRDPGPRYQPFRLTPYVTKIRVSDGAPAQPCCLLIAERIHSGYEAPRIPPDKRIFTTRHTPSCLFQDVDERAAPLLGYLPQDLLGAPVLLFLHPEDRPLMLAIHKKILQLAGQPFDHSPIRFCARNGEYVTMDTSWAGFVHPWSRKVAFVLGRHKVRTAPLNEDVFTPPAPSPAPSLDTDIQELSEQIHRLLLQPVHSPSPTGLCGVGAVTSPGPLHSPGSSSDSNGGDAEGPGPPAPVTFQQICKDVHLVKHQGQQLFIESRARPQSRPRLPATGTFKAKALPCQSPDPELEAGSAPVQAPLALVPEEAERKEASSCSYQQINCLDSILRYLESCNLPSTTKRKCASSSSYTTSSASDDDRQRTGPVSVGTKKDPPSAALSGEGATPRKEPVVGGTLSPLALANKAESVVSVTSQCSFSSTIVHVGDKKPPESDIIMMEDLPGLAPGPAPSPAPSPTVAPDPAPDAYRPVGLTKAVLSLHTQKEEQAFLSRFRDLGRLRGLDSSSTAPSALGERGCHHGPAPPSRRHHCRSKAKRSRHHQNPRAEAPCYVSHPSPVPPSTPWPTPPATTPFPAVVQPYPLPVFSPRGGPQPLPPAPTSVPPAAFPAPLVTPMVALVLPNYLFPTPSSYPYGALQTPAEGPPTPASHSPSPSLPALAPSPPHRPDSPLFNSRCSSPLQLNLLQLEELPRAEGAAVAGGPGSSAGPPPPSAEAAEPEARLAEVTESSNQDALSGSSDLLELLLQEDSRSGTGSAASGSLGSGLGSGSGSGSHEGGSTSASITRSSQSSHTSKYFGSIDSSEAEAGAARGGAEPGDQVIKYVLQDPIWLLMANADQRVMMTYQVPSRDMTSVLKQDRERLRAMQKQQPRFSEDQRRELGAVHSWVRKGQLPRALDVMACVDCGSSTQDPGHPDDPLFSELDGLGLEPMEEGGGEQGSSGGGSGEGEGCEEAQGGAKASSSQDLAMEEEEEGRSSSSPALPTAGNCTS from the exons ATGAGTGGCCCCCTAGAAGGGGCTGATGGGGGAGGGGACCCCAGGCCTGGGGAATCATTTTGTCCTGGGGGCGTCCCATCCCCTGGGCCCCCACAGCACCGGCCTTGCCCAGGCCCCAGCCTGGCCGATGACACCGATGCCAACAGCAATGGTTCAAGTGGCAATGAGTCCAACGGGCATGAGTCTAGAGGCGCATCTCAGCGGAGCTCACACAGCTCCTCCTCAGGCAACGGCAAGGACTCAGCCCTGCTGGAGACCACTGAGAGCAGCAAGAG CACAAACTCTCAGAGCCCATCCCCACCCAGCAGTTCCATTGCCTACAGCCTCCTGAGTGCCAGCTCAGAGCAGGACAACCCGTCCACCAGTGGCTGCAG CAGTGAACAGTCAGCCCGGGCAAGGACTCAGAAGGAACTCATGACAGCACTTCGAGAGCTCAAGCTTCGACTGCCGCCAGAGCGCCGGGGCAAGGGCCGCTCTGGGACCCTGGCCACGCTGCAGTACGCACTGGCCTGTGTCAAGCAGGTGCAGG CCAACCAGGAATACTACCAGCAGTGGAGCCTGGAGGAGGGCGAGCCTTGCTCCATGGACATGTCCACCTATACCCTGGAGGAGCTGGAGCACATCACGTCTGAGTACACACTTCAGAACCAG GATACCTTCTCAGTGGCTGTCTCCTTCCTGACGGGCCGAATCGTCTACATTTCGGAGCAGGCAGCCGTCCTGCTGCGTTGCAAGCGGGACGTGTTCCGGGGTACCCGCTTCTCTGAGCTCCTGGCTCCCCAGGATGTGGGAGTCTTCTATGGTTCCACTGCTCCATCTCGCCTGCCCACCTGGGGCACAGGGGCCTCAGCAG gTTCAGGCCTCAGGGACTTTACCCAGGAGAAGTCCGTCTTCTGCCGTATCAG AGGAGGTCCTGACCGGGATCCAGGGCCTCGGTACCAGCCATTCCGCCTAACCCCGTATGTGACCAAGATCCGGGTCTCAGATGGGGCCCCTGCACAGCCGTGCTGCCTGCTGATTGCAGAGCGCATCCATTCGGGTTACGAAG ctcccCGGATACCCCCTGACAAGAGGATTTTCACTACGCGGCACACACCCAGCTGCCTCTTCCAGGATGTGGATGAAAG GGCTGCCCCCCTGCTGGGCTACCTGCCCCAGGACCTCCTGGGGGCCCCAGTGCTCCTGTTCCTGCATCCTGAGGACCGACCCCTCATGCTGGCTATCCACAAGAAGA TTCTGCAGTTGGCGGGCCAGCCCTTTGACCACTCCCCTATCCGCTTCTGTGCCCGCAACGGGGAGTATGTCACCATGGACACCAGCTGGGCTGGCTTTGTGCACCCCTGGAGCCGCAAGGTAGCCTTCGTGTTGGGCCGCCACAAAGTACGCAC GGCCCCCCTGAATGAGGACGTGTTCACTCCCCCGGCCCCCAGCCCAGCTCCCTCCCTGGACACTGATATCCAGGAGCTGTCAGAGCAGATCCACCGGCTGCTGCTGCAG CCCGtccacagccccagccccacgGGACTCTGTGGAGTCGGCGCCGTGACATCCCCAGGCCCTCTCCACAGCCCTGGGTCCTCCAGTGATAGCAACGGGGGTGATGCAGAGGGGCCTGGGCCTCCTGCGCCA GTGACTTTCCAGCAGATCTGTAAGGATGTGCATCTGGTGAAGCACCAGGGCCAGCAGCTTTTTATTGAGTCTCGGGCCCGGCCTCAGTCCCGGCCCCGCCTCCCTG CTACAGGCACGTTCAAGGCCAAGGCCCTTCCCTGCCAATCCCCAGACCCAGAGCTGGAGGCGGGTTCTGCTCCCGTCCAGGCCCCACTAGCCTTGGTCCCTGAGGAGGCCGAGAGGAAAGAAGCCTCCAGCTGCTCCTACCAGCAGATCAACTGCCTGGACAGCATCCTCAG GTACCTGGAGAGCTGCAACCTCCCCAGCACCACTAAGCGTAAAtgtgcctcctcctcctcctataccacctcctcagcctctgaCGACGACAGGCAGAGGACAGGTCCAGTCTCTGTGGGGACCAAGAAAG ATCCGCCGTCAGCAGCGCTGTCTGGGGAGGGGGCCACCCCACGGAAGGAGCCAGTGGTGGGAGGCACCCTGAGCCCGCTCGCCCTGGCCAATAAGGCGGAGAGTGTGGTGTCCGTCACCAGTCAGTGTAGCTTCAGCTCCACCATCGTCCATGTGGGAGACAAGAAGCCCCCGGAGTCGG ACATCATCATGATGGAGGACCTGCCTGGCCTagccccaggcccagcccccagcccagcccccagccccacagTAGCCCCTGACCCAGCCCCAGACGCCTACCGTCCAGTGGGGCTGACCAAGGCCGTGCTGTCCCTGCACACACAGAAGGAAGAGCAAGCCTTCCTCAGCCGCTTCCGAGACCTGGGCAGGCTGCGTGGACTCGACAGCTCTTCCACAGCTCCCTCAGCCCTTGGCGAGCGAG GCTGCCACCACGGCCCCGCACCCCCAAGCCGCCGACACCACTGCCGATCCAAAGCCAAGCGCTCACGCCACCACCAGAACCCTCGGGCTGAAGCGCCCTGCTATGTCTCACACCCCTCACCCGTGCCACCCTCCACCCCCTGGCCCACCCCACCAGCCACTACCCCCTTCCCAGCGGTTGTCCAGCCCTACCCTCTCCCAGTGTTCTCTCCTCGAGGAGGCCCCCAGCCTCTTCCCCCTGCTCCCACATCTGTGCCCCCAGCTGCTTTCCCCGCCCCTTTGGTGACCCCAATGGTGGCCTTGGTGCTCCCTAACTATCTGTTCCCAACCCCATCCAGCTATCCTTATGGGGCACTCCAGACCCCTGCTGAAGGGCCTCCCACTCCTGCCTCGCACTCCCCTTCTCCATCCTTGCCCGCCCTCGCCCCGAGTCCTCCTCACCGCCCGGACTCTCCACTGTTCAACTCGAGATGCAGCTCTCCACTCCAGCTCAATCTGCTGCAGCTGGAGGAGCTCCCCCGTGCTGAGGGGGCTGCTGTTGCAGGAGGCCCTGGGAGCAGTGCCGGGCCCCCACCTCCCAGTGCGGAGGCTGCTGAGCCAGAGGCCAGACTG gcGGAGGTCACTGAGTCCTCCAATCAGGACGCACTTTCCGGCTCCAGTGACCTGCTCGAACTTCTGCTGCAAGAGGACTCGCGCTCCGGCACAGGCTCCGCAGCCTCGGGCTCCTTGGGCTCTGGCTTGGGCTCTGGGTCTGGTTCAGGCTCCCATGAAGGGGGCAGCACCTCAGCCAGCATCACTC GCAGCAGCCAGAGCAGCCACACAAGCAAATACTTTGGCAGCATCGACTCTTccgaggctgaggctggggctgctCGGGGCGGGGCTGAGCCTGGGGACCAGGTGATTAAGTACGTGCTCCAGGATCCCATTTGGCTGCTCATGGCCAATGCTGACCAGCGCGTCATGATGACCTACCAGGTGCCCTCCAG GGACATGACCTCTGTGCTGAAGCAGGATCGGGAGCGGCTCCGAGCCATGCAGAAGCAGCAGCCTCGGTTTTCTGAGGACCAGCGGCGGGAACTGGGTGCTGTGCACTCCTGGGTCCGGAAGGGCCAACTGCCTCGGGCTCTTGATGTGATG